In Engraulis encrasicolus isolate BLACKSEA-1 chromosome 15, IST_EnEncr_1.0, whole genome shotgun sequence, the following proteins share a genomic window:
- the LOC134464751 gene encoding uncharacterized protein LOC134464751: MRAGGAGVGCGSGGVGMDEDCIAEIRAVLPELNDDGLEALVGHLAFVVGVKEKNHLAFVEYEDLQYHLTKIQSRQMIAAFKPKEPIIATSDSAQPSTAPSPPPATAPLPSPAPSPSLAISMAEDPIPNASVETQSSWIQGFSIPWDKMPATLLRSISKQERANPPDRRAMVRIVVDSMRRHCPNPNRAACTAVARMIVSSHPLTFTDRTVDGVQIGIGYYSLINQLKTRVEHLNRNSTTDRIRKPRTTQDGHVTKPVRSKTDSYGCVNWQPKSIPEGETIDTLEEKRKNLKAIFESVGPRAAEWPATEKCMDVTYAYQRHMINVCPPPSISDLKDQWPVLFTPRGLFSHFKTLTGIEIEDRLAEALQNKGKRIITFFQQQSFSQPNIRALLKEIDNAFSTSAVQKQTGIAAVLLMMKHFLESEESIFMLADACATPTSVERDMDIPITPRLIMLGNTLLTSTRWMVTIEGKVACVVEEHRSFSDALAAFFSSFYVFNIEYQEPACATLEFIQRFMVRINPDEGTKCSAKTAVSRKTGAIVKRKVEPINTRVTTFLHHLTEFEWKET, encoded by the exons ATGAGAGCTGGTGGTGCGGGTGTGGGGTGCGGGAGTGGGGGCGTGG GTATGGACGAGGACTGCATCGCAGAAATCCGTGCAGTTCTGCCGGAGTTAAATGATGATGGCTTGGAGGCGCTGGTTGGGCACCTGGCGTTTGTGGTGGGAGTTAAGGAGAAGAACCATCTAGCTTTTGTAGAATATGAGGACCTCCAGTATCATCTAACCAAAATCCAAAGTCGGCAAATGATTGCTGCTTTTAAACCTAAAG AGCCAATCATTGCCACAAGTGactcagcacagcccagcacagccccatcaccaccacctgcaACAGCTCCATTACCATCACCAGCTCCATCACCATCACTGGCAATATCAATGGCAGAGGACCCCATACCCAACGCCTCCGTTGAAACACAAAGTTCATGGATTCAGGGCTTCAGTATTCCATGGGACAAGATGCCTGCTACACTTCTAAGAAGTATTTCTAAACAGGAGAGGGCAAATCCACCGGATAGAAGAGCCATGGTGAGGATTGTGGTGGACAGCATGCGCAGACATTGTCCCAACCCGAATAGAGCTGCCTGTACTGCTGTTGCCAGAATGATCGTCTCCAGCCATCCCTTGACGTTTACTGACCGAACAGTTGATGGAGTGCAGATCGGCATTGGCTACTACTCTCTCATTAATCAGCTAAAGACACGGGTAGAACATCTTAACCGTAATAGCACCACTGATCGTATCCGGAAGCCAAGAACGACACAAGATGGCCATGTTACCAAACCTGTACGCAGCAAAACCGACAGTTATGGTTGCGTGAACTGGCAACCGAAGTCCATCCCAGAAGGAGAAACGATCGACACtttggaggaaaaaagaaaaaatttgAAAGCCATCTTCGAGTCTGTTGGCCCCAGAGCAGCAGAGTGGCCTGCAACTGAGAAGTGCATGGATGTGACCTACGCTTATCAAAGACACATGATAAATGTGTGCCCACCACCAAGTATTTCTGACTTGAAAGATCAGTGGCCTGTCCTTTTTACACCACGTGGACTGTTTTCACACTTCAAAACACTAACAGGAATTGAGATAGAGGATCGTCTTGCAGAGGCACTGCAAAACAAAGGAAAACGGATCATCACCTTCTTCCAACAACAGTCATTCAGTCAACCAAACATTCGAGCCCTATTGAAGGAGATCGACAATGCTTTCTCAACCTCTGCTGTGCAGAAACAAACTGGAATTGCCGCTGTCCTGCTGATGATGAAGCACTTCTTGGAAAGTGAAGAGTCCATCTTCATGTTGGCAGAT GCTTGTGCAACACCGACATCCGTCGAGAGAGACATGGACATCCCCATCACTCCGAGGCTGATCATGCTGG GGAACACACTGCTAACTTCAACCAGATGGATGGTTACTATCGAGGGGAAGGTGGCCTGTGTTGTGGAGGAGCACAGGAGTTTCTCTGATGCCCTGGCAGCCTTTTTCTCCTCGTTCTACGTGTTCAACATCGAATACCAGGAACCTGCCTGTGCTACTTTGGAATTCATACAGCg GTTCATGGTGCGAATAAACCCTGATGAAGGGACCAAGTGTTCGGCGAAGACTGCAGTGAGTAGGAAGACTGGCGCAATTGTGAAGAGAAAGGTGGAACCAATCAACACCAGGGTGACCACTTTCCTTCACCATCTGACTGAATTCGAATGGAAGGAAACCTGA